The Alnus glutinosa chromosome 8, dhAlnGlut1.1, whole genome shotgun sequence DNA segment TATATAGAGTCAATTAAGGACCTTCatatataattagaaaaaaggggtcatatatatataaatgtagaaGGAGTTTTAGAAAAGTATTGTTAAATTACCATAAGGAAGTGATGTAGAAGTTGGTGGAATATCAATTCCACCCACAAGAAGGAATAGTGCTACTAGTGTTGCCATCACCTTTGCCGGAAAACAACTCATCCTGTAAACCTGAAAATACAAGCTGCTTGTAGAAGCCAGCCGGTCAGTTCACCTTTGTTATGGCTTTTGAGCAAAGGTGTAGATCGAGTCTCAGACGGAGAGATGTAAGCCTTAATTAAGGCGCCCTCCTGACTCCTGCTTTTATGCGTGTTATTTTATCTCTATGGTTTGGTGGAAGAGCAATCGCATGGCCGGCCATTTGTAGTTTATAATTTTGCAAGCTTGACTTCAAAGGTAGTGCTGGTACCACTTAGGCATGCACTTAGGACGCGCTTTGACTACAAGACCTGCTACTAGTAGaagacttttttatttatttaatttttgaagtagGACAGAAAACTGAATTACAGAAAACAAACGTCCCAATCTGGACAAACAATTAGCACCTCACTGGTCCGGAAGGAGACCTCAAAGAGTCGGAAGTCGATCGGGAACACTGCTAGTGAAGCTGAAAGCGGCCCCATGTTGGAAATCAGGAGGGCTAAGAAGAGAACATTATAAAACTTAGCTCCTAACTAACCCTCAAAAGAAATTGAGGGACTAAGAGGTATATGTACATACAACATATGAGAAATCTCCTTTTAAGATGGCGAGTCTAAAGTCTAACCAAATCAGGTGAAGCTTAAGCTTATAATTAGATTCGGATATGAGAGCTCTGAAGAACAAAAAGGTTCCTTGGAAATTAAGGAGCTCTCTGGAAAAGATCCAAGAGACCATGGATCTGTTATAAAAGACTTATGGTAGTGGTTGCGCATATGGAACACCCGCGAGGATAGAAGCCATAGGGTGGAAGAGAGTAGACCGGTGAAGGTGGAGAGGAGGCACATGGAAGACCGAAGTGGTTAGATGGATGTAGATCTTATCTTCAAAATCTCAAGCAATAAACAGTAAAGGGAAAAAAGCAGTAAATGATTAACAAGTCTAAAAAGGCAAGTAATGGAGATATCGTGAGGGAGGAAGGAGGGAAGAATGGAGTCCCTAGCTCAACAGCTTGTCAGAGAAGTTTTTGGTCTTTTCAATTCTTGCTATCCACGAAAGAGAGAAAACTCCAAGATTGATCGAATAGACTTGGTGCATGAATACAAGGGGTTAGGAATTTAGATTATATGATGCAATATTTAGGTATTGCACGTACATGAtgtaagacatttttttttcccttaatcgttcattttaaatagatgactcaaAATCTCCGCaacaaagtaaaaaacaaaaaagaagggtACGTTGTTAAGTGGTTCAGCCATCTCCAAATCGATCACTCTGAACTTGCCATCGTGAGTTGCCAAACCACTCCTTTACCCCAAATTTGTTTTCTGCTTTGTTGTCACATTAATGGCCTCCAAAAACATTGCATTGCATCCAATATTGTAATACTTAGACCTAAGTATTACAACGAATCTCAATCCAAGCCGTTAGATTCACATGCGCGTCAACCAATCCTCACGAGCAACCACCATTATAAGAAAAGTCAATATCAGACATGGGAAGTGATAGTTGCATAAGGTATTCCTCGAACGTTCACTTCCTCCAAATTTCATCCCTCCTAAAATATGCCAAGTTCTATTTAGTAAGAGTAAGATCACTCTCGATAGCTTTCCTAAAGCCTATTCCATTtcctaaatataaaaaaaattgtccaaatttttcaaaaagtcaCATGCAACATATGCTATTTATCTTCCCTAAACATTGGGTAAGCTACACTGCTATCCAATGCATTGGGTATAACACTTTATCTTCcatatccattattttaatacaaaacatTTCTCTCATCTTTCTTCCTTTCATTTAGTATTGTGTtggaattttgtaaaaaatgtgagggtaCGTAAgaaacttgtattttgtaaaaagtaattacaaaagcaaaaagttttttttttttttttttttttcccctctaaatttagagaaaatcaaagagaagctgCTCATGAGAGTGCTTTAAGCCATCCCTTAAAAGGCACACCCTAATAATAAACCAAAATCTATTTGCCATGTAGGGATGAAAATGCGAGTGTAGCTAGTAGCAATATCCACATCCGTGCAATTATTGCAATTATTATCCGTTACCTATATATGAGGTACTTGGCGTTTTAGATAGCACGATAATTATAGTTATTATCCGCTACCTGCATATGAGGTACTTGGTATTTTATATtcctatctaaatctatatgcaagattaagtAATGcggttattaataaatgcaagcttaaataaattaagatttcacttaCACAATTTACGATTATCGATCTAAAATGTCATTATTTTATAAAGTAATCGAGATTtagattactatctaaatctatatgcaagattaaataatgtggTTATTACTTTAGGTTTTCACTCTTTCCCCGAGGGTGTCAGCAAGGTCGTCCTGACGGGCTTCTCTGCCATTTACTCGTATTGACACCTTGTTGACTGGTTTGCTGACGTGTATCAATGACATCACTGCCTTGATCAGCTCATCAGAGTTCTATTGACAATACATTTTGACCCAATAAACGTaagcattgaaaatgttttgttaAATACAAGTTGCCAcgttttgagttagctttccaatgctaTTAAATTTGTCTTCATCTGATGTCGgaataaaaagttatgaccattTTACTCTGATTTGGTCATTCTTGAACATAATACACAAACTTGAATTTGTCTTCTAAACAAGTCTAGTCAGGACGGTTTGCTGACGAGGCTACATGGAGTAATACTGTGAAAGTCACGTCAGGACACCCATTTGATGGATTTGCTTATGAGGCTTTCAACTAGCCTTCTAAAGTAACCGTGTCACGATGCCTTTGCTAACACCGGTGCAAATCttcaaataattatatatatagttcaaaaTCTCAAGTCTTAAAAAGACTTACAAACACCATTTTTATTACCGAATAAGtctacacaaaaaataaaaataaaataaaatgtaactGTTGATATCACCAATCActttaaagagaaaaaggaCAAGAAAGAACAATAGAGGATTATCTATTGCACCCTGACGAAAAATGTGGATGCAGGATATTCCATAACTATTTAaaataaaccataaaaaaatgaaacaataaaaaataaaataaaactggTGTAGCCCGTCACTTAGAAACTTTGTTGCACAgtacaaatttttgttttgaattcaaattaattaagaacaaaataaaatttgaatcctAGTTATAGTTAAAAAGCTTGTTTAATTTGGCCTAGAGAATCTTTGTAACTTGCAAATACAACTAAACtcgagaaatgctacacttttcaaaaaatttcttcaaaaattggttttcaaGTGATTTGCTACTAGATGATGATACATTTCTTAAAACAATAGATCTTATGGGATGGTGACACTGACACATCATTTTGAAATCAACTTTTGGAGAAAAACTTCGagaagtgtagcatttctcttatatcAAAATACCACCGCGTAATCattgaaatttaaaaacattttatgtaatgGACAAATCTCCCTGTTGGCAATTCATTTGGGCTATTTTCAAAACCTAACTCTGTCTATGTACAACAAGATTTTGGGCACTCAAAAGCTAGccaaaattttcttgaaaaattaagaagacTGCAGATCTTATgcaatatttcttttcttatagAAACAATTGTAGAGCCCTTACTTTCTTTGTTCAAAATGGTTTGATACTCAAGGATGCATGGTATACTGTTTAAAATCGACGAGTGTATTTTCTTTTGATCATTGAATTCAATTCTCCTATTTCTTCTGCATAAACAAATGAAGACAATCAACCACTTGCATTATATAATTTGTTCCATCTCGTAGGTTTGCAAACATAGACACAGGATGACCGAATATCTAGACCTTGTGGGTGAACATAATGAAGAAAAGCATTGCATAAAAGCTACATCAAGCACTACACAATATAATCTGAAAAATTCGTAGACTGAAGGAAGCACCTGAATAACATAGGAGAAGTATATGTCAACACAAGCTGAagataataagaaaatattttcccaTGGATATTATATACTTACAGAAgatctaaaaacaaaacaagctaAGGatctaaattttcaaaaacttaaTGGAAATAAAGCTCTTAGAAATAATATCATACAGGTATTTCCCAGAGAGCCTTTCAAaaagcactatatatatatatttacaaataAAGGTTGCTATTGCACTCAAAAGCAGGGCAAGCCTCAAGTTTTAACAAATCCACACACTCATGCCTCACAAATTCCACAAAGCTCTGCAATCTACAGCAAAACCAGGAAAAAAAACCCATGCACACATTGAACAACGAGTTAACAAGCTGAAAATCCCATGCACACGAAATCCTATCAGTGAAATGCAGGATACTGAGCTAAAACTAGGGAAACTCTATCAAAAAGCTAAAACGACACAAACTCATTTCGTTGAAAGGAGGCAATGAGAACAACATACTGAGCTTTGTGACCAGTGATAAGACCCAGCAAAGCCGTCGAAGATGAAGAGAGCCAAGTGCCTCTGGAGCCAATCTTCTTGAACCTGGGAGAGGAACAAGGCTGAAAGAGGTAGAAGGGAGAGAAAAGAAGCCGAAGAAGTGGCTTTCCatggggtttagggtttcttCAGTTCCCACCATTTTCGTTTCTTTGgctctctctgtttcttttttctctgaATAGTTCTCGTTTCTGTTTTCTTGGGGCTTAACGCGGCATTTTTTCCCTGTGCTCCCAGAGCCTCTCATCTTGTTTATCCATAAATGTCGGCACAAGATGATATGGGAACATATGATCAAGCGTGTAGATATCTTTTCAACAGTTAATGACTACTGCCTGCAATCCAGCTAACCCCAAGAATTTTCTTCAGTTCTCCTGTCATATCATTCCTCAACTTCTGCACATCATCCCACCTCCTATCAGCTGCATATATGTTAGAAAGCAAGACTCTGTAAGCATTTCTCTCATGATTATCTTCCAAAAGCCGCCGAGCTACAATTTCTGCCAGGTTGGAATTTTCACATGCATCACAGCATGATAAAAAGGCTCCCCAGATGCCACAATCCACTGGTTCTGGCAAAGACAGGATAATATTGTATGCCTCTTCCAACTAACCAGCCATCCCGAAGAGTTTTACCATGCAAACATAATGCTCAATTCTAGCTTGAATTTGAaattcatctttcatttttctgaaaatttcctGGCCATCTTGGAGAAGGCCAGCGTGGCAGCAAGCACAAAGTAGAGCAGAGAGCATTTGCTAATTGAGTAGCAGCTGCCACTACGCTGGCAATCAAAATGGGATCTGCCTTCTTACTTTCTGTGTTCAGTTTCTTGAAGAAGCACAGAGCCTTCTCATAATCTCCAGATTGCGAATATCCAGTTATTAAAGCAGACCATGTAACTAAATCAGGTTGgaacaaattacaaaaaactctATATGCAGAATCCATGCACTTACATTTCGAGTACATGCTCACAACTACACTGCCTACATGAGCATTAGAATCGAAGGCAGTTTTCAGACAAAATCAATGTATTCCTTGGCCAATACTCGGCAAGCGGGAATATGCTAAACCTGAGAGCAACCCGGCTACTGTATATCCATTGGATATACACTTATCCATCTGGCCGCCTCCCTTCACTTCTCATTCTACTGAACAGGACTAGCTAGCCCTTTATCCCAAAATCCACAATATCCATAACCAGAAATCATCGAATTCCACGTCACCAAATCGGGCTCAACTATCCCATCAAATAGCCTACTGGCTTCATCAACCACACCCAGTTTCGAATAAGCCGTCACAAATGCACTACTACAAATGGGATCCAATCCCAACTCAGAAAGTATTACTCCTCAGTCCTCCCTGAACAAGTCTCAGTGCATCTTAAATTGAAGTCCTCAGAAGTCAGAACAAGCTCGTATAATACAAGCAAAAGAAAATCTATCAGGTTTAGTTTCAGTTTTAAGCATCATGTTAAATAGAGATAATGCCTTACCAAAGTTGTGGACTTGCGTTCAAAAGAAACACACTCCGGTGGGGCGTTTAGTCTAACAGGCTGCGCGCAGCGCAAATGTCTTTATTGATGGCATATAATCTTACTATTCTGGTTGCATAAAATGGATCAAGGAGGTGGTAGATCTTGGAGAGTTCTAAGTGAAGAAAATGGTGGTGAAAGAACATTGGAATTGGATCATTATTTTGCTATATATTCTGTGATAATTCTACGACGAAGTGGAATTGGGGGAGAAGAATTAGtttacaaaatatgaaaaaagaaaggaatgtaATTACGATCGATTCCCACGTATTCACTCCCACGATTAAAGGTGGAAGGCCGTTGATAGGAAGCCATAGAAGATGGTGATCGAGTAGGTGTGACAGAGAGAGAACAGGCTGTGGCGATTGCCGTTGCAAGATTTTAGCCTATAACGTTCTAAACCTTTTAATtttgggatatatatatataataattttttgaaaaaaaaaatcataatttttattcctctatttttaaattacctacttacccaaaaaaacaaaaatccaattTTTAAACTCATTTTTACGTTTTTCACATCTTTTTTTGATTCACATAACTTTGTAATCTAATTatactaatttttctttttatttcctttgattCGTAGTTTCCCTGGATTcacataacttttttttctaCACAAGAGTGAAGAAAGTCCAATTGATgatttttgtttagaaaaaaaaaaggtcacaTTGACTAATAAAAATACACATTAATAATTATCTACTATTAATACAACTCATATTTGCGAATTAAGTTTGAATACATAACTATTTTTTTGGGATCACATCAAGAGAACAAAGTAAGaaacataattattaaaataatatgtgtTTCTTTAACGACTACATGTTAAAGAATCCGTCAGTACTTCTACAAATTGAGTTAGGAAGAAAATTTCTCAAAccgtaagaaatttttgtcctagCCTAAAATAGGAGGCGGAGGTGGAGACTTGCCCTTGAAGGGTGGAGGTGGGCTTTTCCATTTTGTTGGTATGTTTCGGGTGGGTGGAGGTGGCGGCTTCAGACCTCTTCCACGTAGGATCCGGACGGAAACTATTTTCTTACTAGCAAGATTGTTCAGATCTTCAGAACTGCCTTCTAATCTTGGTGTTGTCTTCACGGAGCCATCAAGTGATAAACTCTTCCGACCACCTTTCAGGCCAAAGAAAAATCATAGCAGGTGAGAAATGatctatcatatatatataatatatatataaaaggggtcatatatacatatagaaaaCTACTGTTACCGTAAAAAAGTGATGCAGAAGTTGGTGGAATATGTATTCCACCCACAAGAAGGAATACAGCTACTACTAGTGCTGCCATCACCTTTGCCGGAAAACAACTCATCGTGTAAAGCTGAAAATACAAGCTTGTAGAAGCCGGTGAGTTCGCCTTTGTTATGAGCAGTAAGCAACAGGACGGGAAGAGTTTGGAGAGACGTAAGCCTTAAGCTCTCCTGACTCCTGTTTTTATGAATAGAAGTACAAGTACTGGTCATGGTTTAAAATTCTACAAGCTTGACTTTGGGGGTACACTTCTTTGGACATTTGTTGAACGTGGGGCTGAATGCAGGTGGTACTTAGGGACACGCTTTGACCATAAGAGCATTCAcaccatattttttaaaacaataattaaactaTTGATAATgtagtatgtcataattatttttcatttcctatgattcaaaaagttcatgagaggtccttatggtaagcaataattacgttttactcatTGAGTCGATTTTTCATCCACCagtttgacggaatctgttaaccaTACACGTCAGacccaataaaaaattgacacgtgtccgtctgaataaaaaaatataaatttattaaaaaataaataaataaacttattttttaaataaataaataaaaagtagttttgtttcttatatttaggaaaaatagttaggaagctgctaggaatgtTATAAGACCTGTGACTAGGGAtgtgcatggggcggggcggggcgggtttccaccttttttggccccgccccacacctttgcgggttggaaatttccaacccgcaaaccgcatTTGATAAAGACTAACCGTGCGGGGCAGGGCGgatattttgagtggcatttatgtaattttgattttattttgtaaaaaataaaaatttcaaaaaaaatacagatttttttaataaaaaaattaaattcatattaatttttcacaGAATCTTATAAATGCAAAGTTAAATTTTTAGGAAATCAACtttgtttcattaaaaaaaataaattataatttcaaagctTCTTAAATTTAGTCCTTCGACATGTTGACACATATCTTTCAATCGTTCCTATTTCCATACAAAAACATTTTCCACGGAATTAGCcttgtaaactaaactaaaaaccctattaattatagataaaattctaagaaacatgatttttttcttttttttctcctttgtgttatgcggggcggggacccgcattttttaaaaggctaaactcgcaacccgccccgccccacataaatttctcaaattaagaccctaacccgcaaaaaaacttaaaaacccAGTCCTCTGCGGGGCAAGGCGGGGCGAGGATtacgggttttgcacacccctacctGTGACAAGTAGAGGAGCGGCTAGTGGTGTTAGGGATTTAGATCATGCATGATATTTatgctttccttttcttttctttttttaacttaaaatgttttttattgtaaaatattttcaacgaaaaattatttccttaaaaatatttttcggtgtttggatCGCACAAAAAAATCACTAACGGCGAAAAATCATCTGTGACAAGATTCGGTCACTGGCCGGTTGGATTCCAGCCAGTTTCATTGGATTCTGGCGATGAAGGACAAAATCAAGCGGCCATGACCAAATTATGACTAGTTTCGTCGAAAACAGGGTTAGCCAGATTCCAGTTGTATTGCCAGATTCCGACCAATTTAGGTGGAATTTGGTCCATCGAAATCCAGCGACGTCCGACCCTTGTCGCAGGATTCCGGCGTGAATTGCCAAATTCAAACCCTCTGATGGATTCCGACATGTTTGCTAGAATTTGGGTTACCAGATTCCGACGGCAGTTGCTGGATTCCAACAATGGTCGCTAGAATCAAGCCAGTGCCATCAGATTTCGGCAATTGAATACCAAAATTCGGAAACCTTCGGTGGTAAattcgggctaccaacaaactccaatacTCGATAATAActgattcccacaaacgtgcgtgAAAGAATGAAGATTTTAAATCTagaaatcgtaaatcgttttccaaaaattaaaaaaatatttattgtgaaactaaaaataatttctgtttattatattttcgaTTGCcctaaaaatcaaaaaatacataaaatattgtACACCTAATCCAACGGAACATTAGCATATTTTATCGGACGAAATCCATCCTTTTTAATCAAAAGACTCAAATCTCGATAACAAagcaaaaaacataaaaagcagAGTTGTTGGGTGATTTTAGTCATCCCCACATCAGTCATCAAGAGTGGTGAATCCCTCTTTCGTTGACCACTTCAAATTGACCATTGGGAGTTATTGAACCATGCACCCATGTGTCAAAGGAAAACGTTCAGCAACcccaaatttgtttttttgctttgttgTCACATTTTGAAATGTTCATTTAactgcaaaaataataataataaaaaaaatgtactgcGCCTCTGCCTGTGCAATACTTGGACCACACACAGactgagtggtttttttttttttttttttttttttttttttttttttttaaactatagacTTGATCAAAATGAATTATAATTGAACAATACAAGTATTTATAAACtgagtcatatatatataactaactGCATACTCATTACTATCACCTGGATCAGTATATGATATCAGAATCAAAGGTGAGTAGAAAGAGGGTTCAGAGTTTGCgataatatattatttgtaaaatttggtcaataaaattaagtaaatttttttaaaaaaaaacaaaatacaattgaaattaattatattctctaaaacaaaacaaatgaattaACTTTAGTAACATTgtcaattttgtattttaattaataacatTTCAAACCGTCTCCAAGAAGTAGTTTAATCGGTTGGGAACTACGCCTTATCAAGCGGAAGTCACTAATTTGAAACCCTCATTCCCCTCTTacgtggacatgtaaaaaaaaaaaaaaaaaaaaaaaattcaaaccacCAAGCCAAATTAACTAATACTAAAAATGTATGAAGCACATCGAAATAAAGtcctaataatatatatatatatgggtagaTAGAGATGGATATTATCCCCTTTCACCTACCCATATTCCAATGTTCGTTGGCATGTGTGGATAGTAGCTAGATATGGTATCCGCTTGTCCAGTGTTAGGCTGAAAATGCATGTATGCGGATAGATGGCTTATGTGTCATTATATGGTGCTGGTGGCCGGTGCAGGATGGAGGATCACAGCTTGTGGAATAAATTAAAACAGCCCAGGGGCCACTACTGAATAGGACTATGACAATAAATTATGAACTGACATTGACCTTATCTTTTgttatatatgtatttgtgaCAATTAATTTTTGGTAGCATATGAgtatttgtatatttatatgttttgggTCAATATGGATGTAAGAGTTATATAtatgaaccctttttttttttttttttaaatgacaacTTTAGATTTGGTTGTATATGACAATATCTAGGTGTTGAGCTGTTGAAGTTTTTCGTTTTGAGAAGTTGgtttttgtaagaattttataCCCACTTTTGAACGTACGGTAACTTCAATTGATCGAATGGAAGAATGTTATCAGTATTTTGGTTGTCTAGCTTGAATACAATTATACATGTATGGGTTATTCACATCTTTTTTTCACATAACTTTGTAACTAattatacttatttttctttttatttcctttgattCGTAGTTTCCCTTGATTCACATAACTTTTTTTCTACGCAAGAGTCAAGAATGTCCaattaattgatgatttaaagaaaaaaagtcacATTATATTGACTAATAAAAATACACAGGAATTATCTCCCATTAATGCAACTAATATTTGCGAATTAATTCCTTTTTATATCCCTTCGTCGAGTTTGTTTCGATAATAATGACTATCTAAATCAATTAAGTACGTACCTACATATCTAAATCTTTTGGTTTTGTATCTATTGACTagctctcttttgtttttttctttatcttgaATTATAGTTTGTAGCCCTCTTTCCCATTTCTTGTATttcttagaaaaataaaaaaaataagaaatcaatCAAGTATGTACATGGACTGAAAGACCTCAAATTCTCTTAATATTTCTACAAGCActtcaaaattaaagaaaaaaagaacattaAAGAAGGAAATTGGCGTGTAATTGTGAACCACCAAGTTTGAACATGACTTTCCTTTCGGGAATTACATCCAGAGAACAAAGtcaaaaacataaattatcatGGAACCTGaggtggcggcggcggcggcggcggagGCGGGGTCTTGGGCATGTACGGGGGCTTGGGTTTGGGCGGGGGATATATTGGGATATACCGCCAATTTCGGACGGGTGGAGGTGGCGGCGATGAACCTCCTCCTCGTAGGCTTCGGAAGAAAACTATTTTCTTACTAGTAATGTTCAGACCTTCAGAATTGCCTTCTAATCTTAGTATTGTCTTTGTGGAGCCATCAAGAGATAAACTCTTCCGACCACCTTTCAAGCCAAAGAGAGATCATATAGTCAAGgaccttcatatatatatatatatatatatatatatatatcgaaaaG contains these protein-coding regions:
- the LOC133874773 gene encoding uncharacterized protein LOC133874773 is translated as MSCFPAKVMAALVVAVFLLVGGIHIPPTSASLFYGGRKSLSLDGSVKTTPRLEGSSEDLNNLASKKIVSVRILRGRGLKPPPPPTRNIPTKWKSPPPPFKGKSPPPPPILG
- the LOC133875811 gene encoding uncharacterized protein LOC133875811, with product MSYFPAKVMATLVALFLLVGGTHIPPTSALLPYGGRKSLSLDGSTKTILRLEGNSEGLNITSKKIVFFRSLRGGGSSPPPPPVRNWRYIPIYPPPKPKPPYMPKTPPPPPPPPPPQVP